In Streptomyces sp. NBC_00344, the genomic window CCCTGCACGAATCCGAGGACGAACGATTCGAACCAAGACATGGGTATGGGCCGTCCAAGGGATCAAGGGGCTGGCGTGCCAGGGGAATGTAACGGCCCAAGATGTACGGACAGTGACTTCCACCGTTACGGCAGGCCAACGGCCCACGCCCGGTGCGGCCCCGCGGACTCAGCGCTCGCGCAGCCGGTGGCGCTTGCGCCAGGCGACCCCGGCGGCCCCCAGGCCCGACACCGCGATGAACCCCATCGCGATGAGAAAGACGGGTGAGGTCGGTGACGACGCCCTGCTGCCGGCAACCACATACGCCGCCGTGTTCGGCACCGATCCGAGACCCGTGGCCACCAGGAACGGAAGCCAGCCCATCCGCGAGATCGCGGCACAGTAGTTGGCGGCCGCGAACGGCACACCGGGAAAGAGCCGGATGGCGAGCATCGAACGGAAGCCGTGCCGGCTCAACTGCCCGTCGGCCGCCTTAAGCCAGCGTCCGCGCAGCAGGGGACGCAGCGCGCTCTGGCCAAGCCCCCGGCCGAGCCCGAAGGAGATCCCCGCGCCGAGCACCGTCCCCGCGATGGCGGCGCCCAGGCCGATCTGGCTGCCGAAGAGCGCGCCTGCCGCGAGGTTGAGCAGCGGTCTTGGCACGAAGGCCGCCGTGCACGCGCCGTACGCGACGGCGAACAGCACCACCGCCGAGATGCCACTGAGGTGGGGAGGCCAGCCGGCCGCGAGAAGCCGTTGCGGCTGCAGCAGGAGCATCGCGGTCGCGGCCGCGAGCAGCACCATCACCAGCAGCGAGAGCCGGGACCATGGGGAGACAAGGACCCTGAGGCAGCGTGCGGCAAGGTGGTCGGGCGATCGGGCAGTGGACTCCGGCATCCGGGGAGACTAACCGACACGCGTGTGTGATCGCCGTAATGGGCGGCGCACGAGCCTCGCGGCAGGCCCATGCCGCCGTGCACCGGCCGCGGTCCGGCGAAGCCCCCGACGGCGTGGGCCCGTTCACCC contains:
- a CDS encoding TVP38/TMEM64 family protein: MPESTARSPDHLAARCLRVLVSPWSRLSLLVMVLLAAATAMLLLQPQRLLAAGWPPHLSGISAVVLFAVAYGACTAAFVPRPLLNLAAGALFGSQIGLGAAIAGTVLGAGISFGLGRGLGQSALRPLLRGRWLKAADGQLSRHGFRSMLAIRLFPGVPFAAANYCAAISRMGWLPFLVATGLGSVPNTAAYVVAGSRASSPTSPVFLIAMGFIAVSGLGAAGVAWRKRHRLRER